A stretch of Desulfovibrio sp. TomC DNA encodes these proteins:
- a CDS encoding sigma-54-dependent transcriptional regulator: MAKILVIDDDTHIREVCKLVIESMGHEVTTQPTLAKGLDALDHEFYDVLYLDVDLPDGNGLIAIPKITERERAPEVIIFTGASYPNGAELAIKNGAWDYIEKPATAESMTLPLIRALQYRKEKFAHRPPTVALKREGIIGNSPRVASCLDLVAQAANSDANTLITGETGTGKELFARAIHDNSERAEGPFVVVDCSSLTETLIESVLFGHAKGAFTGAEKKQEGLIKQADKGTLFLDEVGELPISQQKAFLRVLQEHRFRPVGAKEEETSDFRLVAATNKDLETLVAAGDFRNDLLFRLRTMHLNIPALRYRGEDIRELAIYYMNAFCKKYKVPLKGFSPEFLDSLEEYDWPGNVRELVNLMENIIVRAQYEPTLYPKHLPPEIRIRIMSGRRQEGITAQDNELLPVQEQGGAGPELVLTPFDDYKRDVEHRYFKLLMQTAGGDIHKACELSELGKQSLYRYLRIHGIPTRA; encoded by the coding sequence ATGGCGAAGATTTTAGTCATCGACGACGACACGCATATCCGTGAGGTATGCAAACTGGTCATCGAAAGCATGGGCCATGAGGTGACCACCCAGCCAACCCTGGCCAAAGGCCTTGATGCCCTGGACCATGAATTTTACGACGTCCTCTATCTCGACGTTGATCTGCCCGACGGCAACGGACTCATTGCCATCCCCAAAATCACCGAACGTGAACGCGCCCCGGAAGTCATCATTTTCACCGGCGCGAGCTACCCCAACGGCGCGGAACTGGCCATTAAAAACGGGGCCTGGGACTACATCGAAAAGCCGGCCACGGCCGAGTCCATGACCCTGCCGCTCATTCGCGCCCTGCAGTACCGCAAGGAGAAATTCGCCCACCGCCCGCCCACGGTGGCGCTCAAACGCGAAGGCATCATCGGCAACAGCCCGCGCGTGGCCAGCTGCCTCGATCTGGTGGCCCAGGCCGCCAATTCCGACGCCAACACGCTCATTACCGGCGAAACCGGCACCGGCAAGGAACTCTTTGCCCGGGCCATCCACGACAACAGCGAACGCGCCGAGGGGCCGTTTGTCGTGGTCGACTGCTCCAGCCTGACCGAAACACTCATCGAATCCGTACTCTTTGGCCACGCCAAGGGAGCCTTTACCGGGGCGGAGAAAAAGCAGGAAGGCCTGATCAAGCAGGCGGACAAGGGCACGCTTTTTCTCGATGAAGTGGGCGAGTTGCCCATTTCCCAGCAAAAGGCCTTTTTGCGCGTGCTCCAGGAGCACCGCTTCCGGCCGGTCGGAGCCAAGGAAGAAGAGACCAGCGATTTCCGGCTGGTGGCCGCCACCAACAAGGACCTCGAAACCTTGGTGGCTGCCGGCGACTTCCGAAACGACCTGCTCTTTCGCCTGCGCACCATGCACTTGAATATCCCGGCCCTGCGCTATCGCGGCGAGGACATCCGGGAGCTGGCCATTTACTACATGAATGCCTTCTGCAAGAAGTACAAGGTGCCGCTCAAGGGCTTTTCTCCGGAATTCCTGGACAGCCTGGAAGAATACGACTGGCCGGGCAATGTGCGCGAACTGGTCAATCTCATGGAAAATATCATCGTGCGCGCCCAGTACGAGCCAACGCTGTATCCCAAGCACCTGCCCCCTGAAATCCGCATCCGCATCATGAGCGGCCGGCGTCAGGAAGGGATCACCGCCCAGGACAACGAGTTGCTCCCGGTCCAGGAACAGGGCGGAGCCGGCCCGGAACTGGTGCTGACTCCCTTTGACGATTACAAAAGGGACGTGGAGCACCGCTATTTCAAACTGCTCATGCAGACCGCCGGCGGCGACATCCACAAGGCCTGCGAACTGTCGGAACTTGGCAAGCAGAGCCTGTACCGCTACCTGCGCATCCACGGCATCCCGACCCGGGCCTAA
- the cutA gene encoding divalent-cation tolerance protein CutA, with protein MAVVLAYVTTESVEQAERIGRALVAERLAACANILPGMRSIYRWKGTVETAEETVLIAKTRDTLAEALTARVRELHSYEVPCIVILPITGGLPDFLRWIDDETAPSDNPTA; from the coding sequence ATGGCTGTCGTCCTCGCCTATGTCACCACCGAGTCCGTCGAGCAGGCCGAGCGCATCGGCCGTGCCCTGGTGGCCGAACGTCTGGCCGCCTGCGCCAACATCCTGCCCGGGATGCGCTCCATCTACCGCTGGAAGGGGACGGTGGAGACGGCCGAAGAGACCGTGCTCATTGCCAAGACCCGCGATACCCTGGCCGAGGCCCTGACCGCACGGGTCCGTGAGCTCCACTCCTACGAAGTCCCCTGCATCGTCATCCTGCCCATCACCGGCGGGCTGCCCGATTTTCTGCGCTGGATCGACGACGAGACAGCCCCCAGCGACAACCCAACCGCATGA